CAGAGCACCCTCCCTCCTGCACAATTCACTcctgaaaaaaaagtgaactCCCAAATCCTGCCCTGGCTGTTCCTCTGGACACTTCCAGGCCAAACTATCGGGGCCCAGAAGAGGACAAAGCTCCCAAACCTCCTCGGAATTGAGACAGGGAAAAATCCTGGTTCTTGTAAGCAGAAGATTTCAGGTTGTCACTCCCAACAAGTCTGCTCCCAACCCGTCCAGGGAAGAGGGAATGCATCTCCCAGGAGCTGGCACTTTGCAGGCTGCAGGTGAGGTTGTGCAACTCCCTGCTCCCCATGGAGAACTGCCAGGATCATTTGTAGGACTGCATCCCTGCACCACAGCACTGGGAATATCCTGTGCATCCTACAGGGCAACCAGGGAAAAGCCTGGAGGAGAATTAAATTCCTGAATAACTCCAGGGCAGTGCCCCAGCCATGAAAGCACAGTAGCAGGAGTCAGATGGGAACAGAGGGGTAATCCCAGGGATTTGgtttggagcagcaggagctgcatttcTCGGTGAAATCACATCCTTAAGGAGAGCCAAACCTCCTTATCAGTGGTTTTATCTCAAGGGAGGCTTTGTCTGACCATCTCTGCGGGGGCGGTTTTGCCATTTTCAAGAGATCAGAGCAGCAATTAAAGCACAAACTTTTCAAGCAGGGCCTTAATTAAACGAGGCTATGTGCTCGCTTGAATCAAGGCCCTCAGGTGTTTTCCAGCCATCCTTTTTCTGCCAAAGAATGAAATCACatgcaaagctgctgctttatCACAATGCTGGAGGGTGACCCTCAGCCTGAGATAAAGTCTTGACCTCCTGTAATTTGTCACAAGCAACACCAAAGCTACAGTGGCTGAGGAAGTGCTAACTGCTGCTGTCTGAGGAGCTGTGCTCTTGAAGTCCACATAAATTGTAAAATAAGGTAAAATTTTTAAAtcccccagagccagcagggcaCTGAGAGGCAGCTGCCAAAACTCTCTGTCACCTAAGAAAACAGACCAGAGTGCAGATCTACCCAGCTCCCACCACTGTTTTCACCTTCCTTTTCCACTTTGCAGGCACAAGTAACACCCAGGATTTGGAGCATTTATCTCCCTCCATCTGGGGATCTGAGCCCAGTTCAGCTGGATACAGAGAATAACAGCTGTTCTTGCCTAAGGGAGGCATTGTTACCATCAATTGGTATTTGGGGTGACATCCCTAATGAcatggagctgcagctgtgggatttggggagcacCTCAAGGAGCTCCCATTCGGTCACAGAACTTGCTGGACCTAAAAGGATGACAGAGACCTCAAAAGCTTTCAGTTCTGGACAAGCAAAGCTCCTTCAAAGCACCTCCTGAGACAGCCGAGACCGGCTAAAATAACAACTGCACTTAACTGATCTCATTGCAAGGAGCCTCCTACTCAGAGCCAGCTCCTGTCTGCTTTCAGCACTTCCCTCTCAGTCAGGAAAAAGCAACTCCTTCAAACCCAACAACCTGGGAAATTTATCTTTGGTTGTGTCTGCatctgctggttttggctggggcaGAGTTGATTTCCCTCACAGTAGCTGGTCTGGGGCTgtgtttggatttgtgctgagcacagggctgaTAACTTGGGGatgttttgttattgctgagagTTCTGGAACTGCCTCAAGgcctttcctgctcctcacagcaacacagaaggggctgggggtgcacggGGGGttggaggggacacagctgggagagATGACCCCAGCTCACCCCAGGGACATCCCAGACCATCCAGCCCACACTTCCtagggggaaggaggaggaaatgggGATGATGGAGTTTGTCTTCCCCAgttttcctggggatggcttAGCATTTGCCCAAGCATGGCAAGCaatgaattaattccttgttttgctttggtttctcTATTGGACTTTAACTCAAGCCAcaaattttctcacttttaccttTGCAATTCTCTCTCCCAGAGACAGAGTGGGTGAATGGCTGTGGGGGGCTCAGatgctggggttaaaccatgaccCTGCACATCCTCTATTTGGGCAACACGTGGAGATTTACCAGTTTCATTTCTGCAGCCAGTTTCTCCATGACTTTTTGTTTCTGGTTCTCAGCGTGAGCCTCCCAGCACAGATAAACTCACTGACTTAATCTgattccagctgagctcttttAAAGTAAGTCtatggaaaatagaaaatccCTTTTCTATTACTATTACAGCTAGGaatagtttaaaaagaaaaataaacacgATAGGAAATACTGGAGTAAAACTGAGCTattaaaaacattaagaaaCTTTCATTTACACAACAGAATTTTAGAGGAGAGAGATTTGCTCTGTGCTTTTTGAGGAAGCATCCCCCAGTGTTGTGAAGGACCAGGAGCTCTGACTAAACATAGCAGCTCTGAGCTTGATGCCACATACAGATCCCTGGTGTGATGCTCTCTGTGTTTACTgggtgctggggaaggaggggaagccCAGGGGAATCCTGACAGGATTCAGGATGGCACAGTTCCTGCAAACAATCCTTGAAAGACCAGGATCGTGATCTGGAGGTCATGCAGCCACAGGGGAGCTGCTCCATCACCCCAAAGCAGCAGAGCCCTCCCAGGTGCCCTCCTGGGCCCTACCTGCCCACTCCCTGTCCCCAATGATGAGTCTGTCACAGAGCTCACACACACGACGGCTCCTCTTGTTCTCCTTCTcatcctgctccatcctcaGGGGCTCTGCCGGGGGCTCACGGCCCTGCAGATCAAATATTGCCTCAAATTGGTCTCTGCCTTGAAAATTTGTCTGTGTTCACTTTCATAGAGGTTGGGATGGGAACTTGTCAGACTCTGACACTGAGGCTGGCAAGGCAGACGCCGGAGTTTTACCAAAGTGCAGCACTGGGCATTGGGGAAAATGTTCAGCTGAGACAACAGATTTCTCCTACTGCAAGGAAATGCCCAGGCTGGGCATGTGAACAGCCAGCCTTGCTCCAGGGACAGACTGTGTGCAAAATGAGGGGGCCTGGAGACCACAGAGAAGTTAGTCAGTGTtaagcccagctcccatcctACCTGGATGAAGCTCTCCACAATCTCCAGGGCAGGTTTCAGCACATCCTCTTCCCACTGCTGGAGATCTGACACCTCCAAGCCATAAACTGGGGGCACATTGGGCCCAGGACCTACAGAAACACAATGAGGCAGGTCAGCACCAGAaacccccagcaccccctccCATAAcccagggggagcagagggatcTGTTTTTTCCTATTAGCATTCAgaagccagcagcaccagcctctTCAGAGCCAAAATTCTCCCCTGCAAGCAGCAGGAACACCTCAGGACTCAGGGAAGCATCTTCACAGCTGGCTGCATTTGGGAGAGTGTTCTGGAATCTGAGCATGCTGACAGCCCATCACAACAACAACAtcctcagcccagccctggtCCACAGGAGGCTGAGAGGATGAAAGAGCTGGATCCAGGCACAAAGCCACCACACCACGCTTACAAGGAGATGCAGGCATGGAGCCTGGCTGAGGGATCTGAGCGTGCAGATTCCCACTCAGAGCTGGAAGTGATTGTGCAGGGGCTGATGCTCTtggctcctggcagcaggacatGGCAAGAGATGCTTTACTAATGACAAGGGACAGGTTCACAGCCACCCCTTTGGTCTCCCCTGGCCCAAtgccagggcacagggcacttGCTGCAGCCTAGACAGGGTGAAACAGCTGCCATCAGAGAGTATCACCTGCTCTCTGGGTGACCTGGCTGCTCTCCATACCTCACCTGCCCTCCACGGGCACttggctgtccctgcctggacAAAGCCATCAAAGGCTCCACGTGCCGGTCCCCAGCAGGTGCTGGTTTTATTGCTGTGCCTACAAACAAGCCCCTGACAGGCCCATCTGAAGCACACCTGCCACCAGAAAGGTGAGCTGAGCCACCCAGCACATGGCTCTGGCAAAGCTCCTGTGCCTCCTGCAAAGTCCGTCTTTTTTTGACTTGAGTTTCTCcctgtcttctcttttttttattattattattatttattttattgttgttttgcCCCTACTGAGCACCTTTCAACAAGTGCCCgactcccagctgctgctgctggccctgctccaaggctggggctgggatggggaagtCCTGCTGGCTCCCTGCCACTGCAGAGAGCACGGCCTGGGCTCGCAGCAGCCACGGGGCTCCTGCTCCTAATCTGGAGGGCAGCTGTTAAATGGGCTTTTCTCCCTGCCAGGAGCATGTGTGGGTGCGTGGGGACCCCCTCCCTGAGCCCCTCAGGAGCATTTGGCAGGATAAGCTGCAGGGATGTTGTGACTGTCATCATCTAGTGGTGCCTGATGTGGGGCTGAGCCTCTGCTTGGGATTTTATCCCTCCTGatggccctgctgctgggaggggatggggtacaggaggaggagctggctCTGGAGTGTCTGTGATGAGAGTCTGTGGGCAGGACACATcccaggagggacaggagatCTGCTCAGCAACCCAAACCAGGGAGGGAACTGGGGGAGGCACAGCCTTGTGGGtggatggggacactgggttGCTCCTGGAAGGTCTGGCTGGGAGCAGACTCCCAAACACAGGCTGCCCCAAAGCACCAGTGTCCCCTCTGGAGCTGGAGTGGGGCAAGAGGAGAGGTGTGAAGAGAGGACTCACGTTTCAGGAAGCGGTTCCGGACCCATTTGTTCTGCCTCCGGGCATATCTCTTGGTCACCTGCTTGAGGGCCTGGATCCCTTTGAACAGAGGaattaaacaaaagaaacaaaaaacaagaaacaaaggTCAGTGAGAAGAAGCTGTCAGCTCCAGGGGAGGGAAATCACAAAAGGAATGTTTGTACTGGATGGCaccatgaaaattatttttactgtcaGTCTGCACCGAGAAGAGGCTGAGCCTTGACACACAGTGGAGGGGCAGTGGCAGCACGGAAAGGCTGGACAACATACCCCAAATATCCCTGAATAAACAGAGGGTGCAAAGAGCCCAAACCCTCCACCCTGAAACTTTTAGCAGGTAGGACAACCTGTTCAAGTGCTGCACTGCTCTCATAGTGCCCAATTCTCTGCACGAACAGAGCCTAGGACTGCTATTCCGACCCAGTAGAGGATGATTTACCACCCTACAACTGTTCAACATTTAGTACCAGGCTTATTTAACCCCTCCTAATCGTCTCCTGAGCAGACACAACAAGCTCCTTCTGCATCAGACTTGTTTGCAAGCCTTTTATCATTTCTGTGGTTTCTTCTGTCTCCACCTCCACTTCACACTGAACCCTCCTTGGCACAGATGGACTCTGCCTCCAACATCAGCCCAGACATTCCAGAATAACACACCACTAAAGGGCACATCCCTGCTGGCTGATCCCCACATTCCTCCTCACCACAGTGCTGATGACATGCTGAGTTCTGCTTCATTcctcttttccagccctgctctccacAGCATTCACACCCCAGATGGGATCCCATCACCCCAGTGGACCTGCTCCACATCCCAAGTCACGCTGTACCCCGCACATCTTGCAAGGAGGCCTCAGGAGAGGGAGGGGCTGTTCTGggtgtgctcagagctgctctccaagCATTGGAAAACAAGTTCCTGCCCCTCTGGGCTGGCAGAAGTGGGAAATGCAgagagaaaggggcagctggggctgtgaccTTGGTTTAGACCATCTTGTGGTGTCACCTGGAGTTTTGTGGGGCACACAGGGCGCTCCTCCCAcctttttccagcagcagggcactggTCTCTGGCGAGCATTTCCCTTCACTGACAAGGTACTCGTGGAATTCCTTGAAGCCAATGGACTGGAAAATGCCGTGCTGGTAATCCTGCCTGGAGAACCAAAGGCAGGGGTCACAGCCATCTCCTGTGGAACAGTGGGAGACCTCCAgagggaggagcagagcagattTGGCTGCTCACCCACCGGTTCTCTGCCACCCTCTCTTGGTTGTAGCGGCGGTGGAAATCccgcagctcctccagcagccctgcagccaccaTGTCATCCACCCGCTTCTCCAGCCTTGcatccagagctgcagcaggacagcaggacacGCTGAGGAGCCGTGTCCTGgggggctggcacagcctgccAGGACATGAGTCAGCACTGCTAGGCTGCTGCTCCACCTGAGCAAGGCAGAGCCCGGCAGGTCAGGGAGTTCTCTCCACACACCCAGTGATGCCAGAGGAATTGCTGCCTTCTCCAGGGAGGAGgttggggcaggagcagggtgtCAGCTCTTCCTCAGCCAGCCAGGAGCCCTCTCTCACCTGCTTGGTCTGCGTGGAGCCACAGGATGCAGGAATGTGGGTATTTCAGGGGCCCACCTAAGGGCCCcccaccttcctcctcctgctgctggtgcaaGATTTCACTGTGGGGGATCCCTGTCTCTTCAAACACTTGGAGGCTCCTGgaagcagagacacacagagctcagaggCTGGGTGAGAACGAGCGTTCCCATTGCCCCAGCAGCCCCGGGGGCTCCAGCAAAGGGAACCGCAGACACTCGCCGAGATCCAACCCTCTCATGTGGGGGGAGGGCaggtcccagctctgtcccGTGCCCGGCATCCACACACACCCAGGTCCTGGGGGTGCACTGCTGGCACCCAAGGagcccagagcacagccacccactcctgcctggctctgggaCAAGCcctgcaggggacagggatctggctccagccctgccctttccagccaggcagggctgcagggaaggaacCAGCGCTGAGATGCTGCTGTGGAGCTTtgccaccagcccagcccagcccagcccagcccaggaaaggaaggagggaggtggaggagctgtgctggtgcccaaccctccatccctctgcaccGTGCGAATGGGGTGGGCGGTGTTCTGCTCCCCGGGGCCAGGGCTCGGCTGGGACAGAGCAGCAAGCCTGGTCTTGCTGCCTTGCTGTTCCCACAGAGCTCAGCTATGTTACTCAGCAAGCAGGGCAGCTTGCTCTTTAAATAGCTCCAGAAAAACCCTGCTACTGCTGGGGCacggagcaggagcagccccagagcaAAGCCCAGCACCCCAGAAGCAGCTTAGGCTGGGACTGTGTGGCCAAAGGGCTCAGATCCCAGAGAGTCGCCAGCACCAGCGCTCCAAGGTCCCCAGGCACCGGCTGTAAGAACTCAGCAGCACCCACCTGGGGTGGGAATGCTCATCCTGCCGTGCTCCCAGGCACACAGCTACATTGGGAAGGGGTGCTGGgccctggcacctcctgcccctggcaCTCCAAGCTCACCTGGCCACCTTGCGTTTGTCGTGGGGGTGCAGCTTGGCCGCCATCTCCGGGTCCACCTGGCTCAGGCGCTGATGGAGCTCAGCActgtccagctgctccagctccactTTCCTGTCACTACCCGGCCTGGGGGCACTGCTGGGCTTCTCCTGTGGGGCACAGGACAGCCCTGAACCAAACCTTGTGCAAGGCCAGTGTAAGCAACAAGATCCCCCCAGAGCCATGGGGTGAAGGAGGGCCTTTAGGTTCTCCCTACACCTCTCTAGGAAGGACAGCATCGTGCCAAAGTGCAGGAAGTCTGCCCTAAACAAGGGATTCATCCTTTCCCAAAGGGATTCACAGCCCCTCACAGTACCTTGGTGTTGATAAGGACCTTCCAAAGCAGGGACTCGATGTAGTAGTTGGTTCCTCCCACAACAATGGGGATCTTGTCCCGGGCAAAGATATCTTCAATGTACCAGAGTCAAGGAGAGTAAGCAGAGATGCAGAGCAGGGGGGGGaagggctgtgggagcagcagcctggggctcAAATCCCactctcccagccccagggaatcAGTAAGGCTGCAGGATAGGGTTAGAGGTGTTCCTCATCTCTCTTTActctctgtcacctctgctaGCCACCACCGAAActcagggacaccccaggactgCCAGGGATGGCAACACTCACCACAGATCTTCCCTGGACTGTCCTGATGGTTAGCTGGGTAAACAAAGCCCCAAGCCCCTCTCACCAGCAGAATCCTCTCAAAAAATAGAGTCAATTGGGATGTGGAGAGCTCAACCTTTGATCCCTCTGGCCATGGAGGGGAGAAGCCTGCTCCTGCTCGGCCAGGCAGGCTGCAGCATGACAGGATATCAGAGGCACAGCTTTGTCCCTGAAATCCACCACGGTGTAGTTGGAGACAAGGGGATCCACAAAGCTGATCATGTGGTGTCTGCAGAGACACTGCTCCTGCGGGGAAACCTTGTTGGTGATGATGTCCAAGCCCTTGTACacctggggaagaaaagagcCTGTCCTTCATCTCTGTCACCACCGCTCTTCCCGCTGTCCCAGTCacccctcccagcccctgctggtgtctgggacaggcaggggacaggcaggggcagagcaggggcacGTGCCATGCtcaggcagggcagcaggaatCCTGCCAACAcctgcccctgccagggccaAGCTGCCCCTCTCTGGTGTTTGTTCCTGCCCGTGGGAGATGAAGCGTTGAGTCCAACCGCTCGTGACTGCTTTCCTGGTTTGATACAACCCTGTAATTAGGGGTGGGAGGGCTGATTGAGCTCTTGGACAGTGCAGTCAGAGCCTAGGCAGTGTcaccagcccagcacagagctcacaAATGGGGGCCTccaagctgccacctcctcatCTGCACCTAAAATCTCAGATGTTCTGTTCTTCAAACatttccagcacagcacagagtcTCGTGTGAGGACAAGGATCACTGCTTCCTGCAACACGCTGAGGTCTCTGTGGATGCAACACACAACTTCACAGAGCCTtctaaacacacacaaacagtCTCAGCTCACGCACACCTTAAAAGTCTGTGACGTGCTGCCTGCTCTCCCTGAGCCTCGTGGAtacagaaggcagcagggctgtgtgatCCCAGGGGAATGAGGCACTGTCCTGGCCAAGGTACCAGGAGACACTGGTGAGCACAACCAGCAGCACACGTCTTCATTCTCAGACTGGGGATACACAACCTGTGAGAGCACTGCTGAGAGATGCTGGCCCTCAGctgagagcacagcagagagaaaagccACCCAAACCAACACCTCTGCAGCATTTCTGGTAAAGAGTCAAGGCAATTTGGATCCCAGCAGATGCATCAAATCCACCCCTGAGGCTGTGTAAAGATCAAGGGGCtgcaagggctggagctgcctcaGCTTGGTGCTCCACCAGCAGAGTCCTTTCCAGTGAGAGCAGATTCCAGGCAGGAGAAAGGAGGACAGCTCCTTACCCTGCTTCCCATGCAAACACAGCCCTCCTCAGCACGGGGAGCTGGCAGCTCACAGTGGGACACATAAAACCCCTCCgtccagcccagctctgtgccgTGCCCAGGACTGAGCAGGAGGTAGCAAAGGAGGTGCTTTGGAAGGATGTGTTTAGTTCTCAGAGCCTTCCTGCTTAAGAGAAGTCTCCCAGCATGGGATAAACCGGGATGATGGGGAAAAGGACTGGAAATGG
Above is a genomic segment from Cinclus cinclus chromosome 26, bCinCin1.1, whole genome shotgun sequence containing:
- the TRIT1 gene encoding tRNA dimethylallyltransferase encodes the protein MAAAAALCLGRAPRPPRPLVVILGATGTGKSALALQLGLRLGGEIVSADSMQVYKGLDIITNKVSPQEQCLCRHHMISFVDPLVSNYTVVDFRDKAVPLIEDIFARDKIPIVVGGTNYYIESLLWKVLINTKEKPSSAPRPGSDRKVELEQLDSAELHQRLSQVDPEMAAKLHPHDKRKVARSLQVFEETGIPHSEILHQQQEEEGGGPLGGPLKYPHSCILWLHADQAALDARLEKRVDDMVAAGLLEELRDFHRRYNQERVAENRQDYQHGIFQSIGFKEFHEYLVSEGKCSPETSALLLEKGIQALKQVTKRYARRQNKWVRNRFLKRPGPNVPPVYGLEVSDLQQWEEDVLKPALEIVESFIQGREPPAEPLRMEQDEKENKRSRRVCELCDRLIIGDREWAAHTRSKSHLHHLKKRRKLEASSHAGGTVGDSGDTETSDEDGSLPLP